Proteins encoded within one genomic window of Arachis ipaensis cultivar K30076 chromosome B08, Araip1.1, whole genome shotgun sequence:
- the LOC107612062 gene encoding actin-depolymerizing factor 1-like has product MANAASGMAIHDDCKLRFLELNTKMTHRFIVFKIEENQKQVIVEKLGEPAQGYEDFAACLPPNECRYAIYDFKFLTEGNISKSIIFFIAW; this is encoded by the exons ATG GCAAATGCAGCTTCCGGAATGGCGATCCATGATGATTGCAAGTTGCGGTTTTTGGAGCTCAACACAAAAATGACTCACAGGTTCATAGTTTTCAAGATTGAGGAGAATCAGAAGCAAGTCATTGTGGAGAAGCTTGGTGAGCCAGCTCAAGGCTATGAAGATTTCGCTGCTTGCCTCCCTCCTAATGAGTGCCGCTATGCTATATATGATTTCAAGTTCTTGACCGAAGGCAATATCTCCAAGAGCATAATTTTCTTCATTGCTTGGTAA